Within the Vibrio tasmaniensis genome, the region ATGATGGCTGCGCATTACTCTGTCTAACGCGAGACTTAACGGCATGTCAGGAGTGAATGTCACAACCTGTGGCGTCATGTAATCTTTCACTTTAATTGAATGCATTGCGCTCTCCCTAAAATACGTTTTGTTATCGATTTTTCTATCGTGTTACCTTAATTGTTGTCTAAAATCTTGATTTTACTAAATGGATTTCAACAATTTTATTAATAGGTAAAACCTACCAAAGCAAAAATCGACGTCACAGAAGGCGTGCAAGCCTATCTATGAAGCAAAAAATCAAACATCACTTACAAACTCTTACCTTTGATTCTTCACGTAAACTAGCCTGAATACATAAATACTGTAACCTTCATCACACTAATAATAAAAAGCTCAACTTAGGTGATTTATGCAACACGACAACAACATGTACGCGTATGTTTATGCAGACAATGAAGGTACAGAGAACACACTTATCGCAACTATCGACAACCAAGAAAAGCCCCTTATCTCAAACTGTTTTAATGAGATAAAACGCATGTCAAACTTAGCGATTGATCTTGCAGTAGAGCACAACTTGAAAGTAAAACTGGTTAAATACGAAAGAGAACAAGAGATCGACTTCGGCCTATTCCTAAAATAGCGCAGTCATAACGTATGTCTTGATCGACAAGCTCAAGCAGCATGGTCAATGGCACAAACACCGTTGTAGTAACAAGTTATGAGCAGGCGATCACCTTGACAATGATCGCCTGTTTTATTCAACAGCGAATACCAACCACGATAGATGCAAAAAAAACACGCACAAAAAAGGCCAGCATTCGCTGACCTTCTTCCATTCACGATTTAAATCGCTATACGTTATTTGCTAACTCTTAACTCTTAACTCTTAACTCTTAACTCTTAACTCTTAACTCTTAACTCTTAACTCTTAAAGACTAGCTAATAACTACTAACGAGTACAATAGGCTTCCCACAGACACACAGCCTTTGAATAAGCTTCAGCCTTATCGTGAGTTTCTGCAAATAGAATCGCCGTCATACTGTCCACAACACTGTTCGCCATCAGTTCCATCTCTTCTTGTGGTGTACCCAGTACACATTCAGAAGGCAAAGGCAGTTCCGCATTCATCGTGCCTTCCCAGTAGAAAGATTCCACTTTCTCAGGAGAACTCATCCAAACGGTTTGACTCACCTTAGGGTTGTATTCTGATTCGCCATTCATGCCTTTGAATGAAATCACTGAGTGGGATTTATTACCAATGACATGCTCAACTTCGGCGTGTAATTGAGGAAATCCAGGGTGAAAACTACCACGCAAGCCGAAACGTGCACCACCAGGGTTTAATGCACGAACAACAGTATTAATCGGTGTTCTCAGTCCGTAACGGTGTTTCCAGCCAATCATGGTTTGAGCTTGTGGGGCGAAGTTAGCCAAAGGCAAGTAAGCGATGCCATCTGATTCAAGAATCTGCTTTGCGTCTTGTGGATCTTTTGCGCTGCGAACGCCGACAGATTCTAAATGCGTCTCAACATGCGTACGGCCACTTGGTTTGTCCATGTAGCCATGCATTAATACTTTATAGCCTTTGTCAGCTAGAATTTTTGCTGCCAACAAGTTCCAAGGCTTTCCACTGGCGTTATCGTTACGCTTACCTGCATAACACGGCCAATCAATATCAGCACCTAAGTCTGGTACTCGAGATTGAAACGCTTTTACAAAGCCTGCGATCTCTTCATTGGTTTCATTCTGCACACGAATCAACATCAGTAGCATAGCCATTTGGTCGTCACCGACCTCTCCGCTTAAATACTCATCCATGATGCGGTAGGCTTGTTCGAACGACAAAGGCTTACGGCCTCTTTCCCCTCGTCCAACTGTGCGAATACACTCTAAAATACTACTCATTGATTGTTTATTCTCTTCCGTTGATATCAATAAAATTCGAATACGTTTTCGATTCTATGACACCCGCACTTCATTGCAAAGCGATTCAGTGGCAACTCCCTAATTAACAATTCGCGGATTGATGTAAATTAGTGCCAGCAGTGCTGATTAACAACAAATACATCGTTTAGCCAGATAACATCAAAAGCGACGAAGAATACAACCAACTAGTCAATTTCCTGCTGACTCTCTAGGGCGTGTTAGACATCTCAAAGCCAATGATTCCATCGCAGCCTTTCTTATATAAAGTCCCCTAGCCACCCATCAGCCCAGTAAACCGCTTGGGAAGTATTATTCTGGCATCCGTCGTTATTTCTCATATACTGCACCCTATTACGTTATCCACTACTCTGTAGTACTCAAAATATTAGTACTCGAACATTGGGCACCTTTATGATTATTCTGACCACTAACTTTGGCGACATCGAAATTGAACTTAACCTTGAGAAAGCGCCAGTAAGTTCAAAAAACTTCCTTAAATACTGCCAAGAAGGCTTCTATGAAGGCACCACATTTCACCGTGTGATTGAGGGTTTCATGATTCAAGGTGGTGGACACACTATCGACATGACAGAGAAGCCAACACACGCACCTATTGTCAATGAAGCAAATCGTGGACTAAAGAACGTGATTGGCTCTGTGGCAATGGCTCGTACTGATGCTCCACACTCCGCAACGGCGCAGTTCTTTATCAACCTTGACGACAATGATTTCCTTGACCATACCGCGACCAGCAACGCAGGTTGGGGTTACGCAGTGTTTGGCAAAGTATCGGCAGGCATGGATGTGGTCAACAAGATTGCGCTTGCACCAACCACTACTCGCTGGGGACACGAAGATGTGCCGTGTGAAGACATCGTGATTACTAAAGTCACTATCAAAGACTAAGTAGTAAAATAAAACCCTCGCTCTAGACGAGGGTTATTTTTTTCGCGACCATTTGATATAACATAATAGCGAACCAATAATTACCGCTCCGCCTAGTAGCTTTTGCATCTCAACCGTTTCACCCAACACGCTGACACTCAATAATAGTGTCCACACCGGCTCAAGAATCATGATCAATGCCGCCACTTCCATGTTCACGGAGTGCTGACCGACAGTTTGCAATAAGTAACGGATCGATGTCGCGACAACCGCTGAGACGATAAACCAGAATACTAAGGTTTGAGTTATTTCAAACTCTGGTTGAGTGGTCATCGAAGCAAACGCTAGCCCACTAACACCCACCACAAAAAGCTGCACGCAGATTGAAGCTATAGGTTTGATATTAGTAATCACACGCTTATTCATCACAAAGTGAACCGAAAGTAACATCGATGCTAATAGGAAATAGATCTGACTCTGCTCAATATGCCAGCCGTTAGTTAGGGTCAGTAGCAACATACCGATAATCGCAATTGGAAATGACATCCAGAAGGCGCGATTAGGATTAACTCGAAATATAATCCAAGAGACAAACGGCGCGATGATCATAGCTAAGCTCATGATAAACGCTCCTTCCGACAAACTTTCCGTCATCGATACCGCAAATACCCATACTTGCAATGAAGCAGACAGCAACAAGCCAACACCGCAAAGAGAAAGTATCTGCTTAAGCGAAAGCTTACGAATATGATGAATACAAAATGGCAAAAGAATCAAACTCGCGACGAAGAATCGCACACCAATGAACACTGGCCCAGGCATTTCTAACACCACCAGCTTAGATGCAATCCATCCAATCCCAGCTAACAGGGTAGCAAATAGGAGATAAAACTCTCCGCGCATCGCTTTCATCATCTTACTTGGTCCAATAACAAAAAAAAGCAACCCGACTCTGCAAGGTTGCTTTTTATAAACATTCAACAGGATCGAGATACTATCTCAATACTCTGCTTCAGGCAGCTGTTTTTAGCCTGCGTATTCTGGGTAATCTGTTAAACCTTTTTCAGCACCACCGAACAATGTGTTTGGATCGTGCGCTGCAAGTGGGTAACCATTTTGAATACGAGCGGGTAAATCTGGGTTCGCAACGAATGGACGACCAAAACCAACCATGTC harbors:
- a CDS encoding DMT family transporter; translated protein: MMKAMRGEFYLLFATLLAGIGWIASKLVVLEMPGPVFIGVRFFVASLILLPFCIHHIRKLSLKQILSLCGVGLLLSASLQVWVFAVSMTESLSEGAFIMSLAMIIAPFVSWIIFRVNPNRAFWMSFPIAIIGMLLLTLTNGWHIEQSQIYFLLASMLLSVHFVMNKRVITNIKPIASICVQLFVVGVSGLAFASMTTQPEFEITQTLVFWFIVSAVVATSIRYLLQTVGQHSVNMEVAALIMILEPVWTLLLSVSVLGETVEMQKLLGGAVIIGSLLCYIKWSRKK
- a CDS encoding glycosyl transferase family protein, translated to MSSILECIRTVGRGERGRKPLSFEQAYRIMDEYLSGEVGDDQMAMLLMLIRVQNETNEEIAGFVKAFQSRVPDLGADIDWPCYAGKRNDNASGKPWNLLAAKILADKGYKVLMHGYMDKPSGRTHVETHLESVGVRSAKDPQDAKQILESDGIAYLPLANFAPQAQTMIGWKHRYGLRTPINTVVRALNPGGARFGLRGSFHPGFPQLHAEVEHVIGNKSHSVISFKGMNGESEYNPKVSQTVWMSSPEKVESFYWEGTMNAELPLPSECVLGTPQEEMELMANSVVDSMTAILFAETHDKAEAYSKAVCLWEAYCTR
- a CDS encoding peptidylprolyl isomerase produces the protein MIILTTNFGDIEIELNLEKAPVSSKNFLKYCQEGFYEGTTFHRVIEGFMIQGGGHTIDMTEKPTHAPIVNEANRGLKNVIGSVAMARTDAPHSATAQFFINLDDNDFLDHTATSNAGWGYAVFGKVSAGMDVVNKIALAPTTTRWGHEDVPCEDIVITKVTIKD